The following are from one region of the Oryzias latipes chromosome 12, ASM223467v1 genome:
- the cetn3 gene encoding centrin-3, with protein MSLSLRTDQADKNKPNKRRELTEEQKHEVKEAFDLFDTDKDRQIDYHELKVAMRALGFEVKKMDVLKILKDYDRDGNRKITFEDFSEVVTDRILERDPKEEVLKAFKLFDDDESGRISLRNLRRVARELGEDINDEELRSMIDEFDTDRDGEINQEEFLAIMTADS; from the exons ATGAGTCTGTCTCTGAG AACCGACCAGGCCGACAAAAACAAGCCTAATAAGAGGAGGGAGCTCACCGAGGAGCAGAAGCACGAGGTCAAGGAGGCCTTCGACCTGTTTGACACGGACAAGGACCGACAGATCGATTATCACGAGCTGAAG GTGGCGATGCGCGCCCTGGGCTTTGAAGTGAAGAAGATGGACGTCCTGAAGATCCTGAAGGACTACGACAGAGACGGGAACAGGAAGATCACCTTTGAGGACTTCAGTGAAGTAG TGACGGACCGCATCCTGGAGCGGGACCCGAAGGAGGAGGTCCTGAAGGCCTTCAAGCTGTTCGACGACGACGAGTCCGGGAGGATCAGCCTGAGGAACCTGAGGAGGGTCGCCCGAGAGCTCGGCGAGGACATCAACGACGAAGAGCTGCGCAGCATGATCGACGAGTTCGACACCGACAGAGACGGAGAGA TAAACCAGGAGGAGTTCCTCGCCATCATGACCGCAGACTCCTGA